Sequence from the Flavobacterium sp. J372 genome:
ATTCTGTAAAATTCTTTATAAGCTCGGCATTAAAGCTCTTATCTTTTGCACGCAACCCGTGATATGCCAGCCTAAGGTATTCATCTGCCAGCGCATTGATGTCTGTAGGCTCTTTTTGCCCCGTAGAGGCGCGGCTATGCTGCAGCATCCCTTTTACAATACTGTCGGCCCTACGCCCGTGGTGTGCAATTTTTTCAAGGTTTTGCTTTATGTCTCCTACAATAGCTTTAACTTCTTCAGTATCGCCTTTGTCAAGTTCTTCCTCCATTTCATCAAGGAGTTCAATACTTACGTCGCTGAAGTTGTTCACAAAATTCAGCGGGTTTTGTATCTCATGTGCAATACCGGCCGTAAGTTCACCCAATGATGCCATTTTTTCGCTTTGTATAAGCTGGTTTTGCGTTTGTTTCAGTTCGGCAAGCGACTGGCTTAGCTCATGCGTACGTTCTTTCACCAAATGCTCAAGCTCTACCTTTTGTGCTGCTATCAGCCTGGTACGTTCTTCTTCTTTTTCAAGCGCAGCCCGTGCATTCGCAATTTGCAGCGATTTAAATCTGGCAAACATACCCCATGACAGTGCAAGGATTGTCCACATACCGCAGGCAGTTATGGTCCACTCAAAAGGCAATATTACCGCAATGATAGGGCTTGCAATAAACGGCATGGCTGCAATTACAAACAGGCGGGCCTCTTTATCCTTTTTACGCAGAAGTGATATAATAAGTACTATTGCTGCCACAATAAACACCATACCTGCCAATGCAGCAATACCGATAATAACAAAAAGCAGAATAAGCCACTGGTTTACATAAGCCAAATAAATTAGCGAACCGCTGATGCCGATGTATGCCGAGAAATATATCAGGAATTTGTCCCATCCGGGGAAATGGATGTTTACCCTGAAGAAGAACCTGAATGTCTGGATGAGCATTATGATAAACATTGTAATAACAATGAAAAGGAAAAATACATATCCTTTCCTGAACTCACTGAACAAAAGAGTAGAAAAGATGTTTTCTGCCATAAGTAATGCTGAAAAAAACAACAAGCATGAATATACCAGGTAAACCCTTTCACGGTTTACGTAATAGAAGAAAAGGTTAAAAATCACCGCAAACATTATGAACCCGAATATGCCAAATGATAAAACATCATCCGTCTGGTAAGTTTGTTGTTTGATGAACTTCTTGTCAACTATTTTCAGGTAGTTACCAATTTCCGGTGTAGGCCTGTTAAACATCGTAATATCTCCTAAGTCGGCATAAACTTTAACTTCTTCACCTGCTGCAAGTGTAAATTTTATTTCTGTTAGGGGTTTTATGCTGCTCCTTTCGCTCCACGGGACTAAGTCACCACTCACAAACTTTTGCCATTTGCCGTTGCGCTGCACATATATGGTTTCTTTTTTCCTATCAATGCTAAAAGTTATGATTTGCGGATTGGCTGTAGCATTTTTCAGGGCATAACGAGTCCAGGCGTAGCTGCGATTGCCAAAATCACCGGCCTTATGTTCGTATTCGCCAAACTTTTTTACGTTTTCAGGCTTTCGGATTTCGTTAAAGCTTAGCTGTTTTTCTCCGGTATCCAGATATTGCCAGTTTTTCTCCGAGAGTTTTTGGTAAATCTCAAAGTCATTTTTTATTAGATGAGGTTCCGGCCAGCTATCTTGTGAGAATGATGCAACTGATAATAATAGAAGTAAGAGCGATAAATATTTATTCATATAGAAATTATTACCTGTGTCTTAATAAAGATGAAATCTACTAAACCTTAAAGAGTTGTTAAATATACTCCTTTTTTCAGAATGCAATAAATGCTCATAAAATTTAACACGTTATAAAAAGTAAGCCCGACTAGTGTCGGGCTACCTGAATTGGTTGTTAATGTCAGGGTTTGTTATTTTCTTACTACCTTAAATGTTTTTTGGTAACTGCCCTGGGTAACAATTACATTATAAACACCTTCCTGATAAGCTGCGCCAAGTTTCACTGAGCTTAGCTCTGCAGGGCTTGTAGTAATGTTTTCAAGTGATCTGCCATTCATATCAAATGTCCTTACCGTAACATTCTCATCACTTTGCGTTTCTATTGCTATTGCAAATGTTTCGGTATAAGGGTTAGGATATGATGTAATGCTAACAGCCTGCTTTACTTCTGGTAAACCTTTCGATGTTTCAGAGCCCGGACGGTTTGTCGGTGCATTTGGCATGCTCACTGTACAGGCATTGCCGTAGTCACCCCACTGGCCGCCAATCTGCACTGCAACTTCAACTGTGTAGGTTTTGCCATAGCCGTTACCCGGAATGCTGGTTGGCATAAAGTAGCGCTGTGTATTTTCAAGGATATAAATATTGCCGTCGCTTTGAATCCTGAAGCGATAACGCATAGCCTGGGATATTCCGTTGGCGTAGATTACGGTTTTGGTTGTAGGCATGGTTCCGCCACAGTAACCCGGCGCCAGCTGTGAGGTTGGAAGCGGGATTGTAAGGACATTGCATTGCGCGCCATATGCACCCCACTGGCCATTTACCATTACTGCTACATCAATCAAATAACTTTTGCCATAGGTATATCCGGCTATTTCATTTACAGTAAAGTATCTCATAGGTTTTTCAATATACTGTATTGCACCATTGTCAGATATCCTGAAACGGTATGCAGTGGCAGACTGTATTCCCTCCGCATAAATATTTGCAATGAATGATACTTCTGTACCACAATATTGCGGTAATATATTTGATGTTTGCAACGCAGGGGTATTTATATTACATGCCGGCCCGTATGGCGACCATATGCCATTGTTAAATACAGCAACCTCAATAGTATAGGTTGTGTTGTAAGTATATGAGGCCAGGTTATTGAAAGCAAAATAGCGTACGGTCCTGTCAAGAATTTCTGTCCCCGCTGCACTTGTCACCCGGAAACGGTATATTGTAGCGCCCCTTACATATTTTGCATAAATCGGTGCGGCAAAGCTTCTTGTAGTATTGCAATATGATTCTTCAATAGCTGAACATGCATAAAGTGTAACTGCAACAGCATTCCTTGGACTTTCACAAATACCACCGGTTTGCGAAACATAATAGACACCTGATGCTAGAGGCTGTGAAGTGCTTAGAGCACTACCGCCTGTCGCTTCTGTATACCATTTAAGATTAATACCCTCAGCAACAAGATCAGCCACTGTGGTTGAGGTACATAGACTTTGGTTATAAGCTACCGGTGCAGGTAATATTTCGGCGATTGTTATTTCAACAGCAGTTCTTGGGCTTTCGCACCCGTTAATAGTTTGAGATACGTAATATATGCCTGCATTAAGTAGTGTTGATGCTTCAAGAACATCACCTCCCGTCTCAAAACTATACCACCTGAGGTTTTCACCTTCAGCTACAATACTGTTAACAGCCGGATTACTACAGAAAGCCTGGTTATCAGCAACAGGAGCTGCCGGTATAGGATTTATGGTAACCTCAACCGGGGTCCTTAGGCTTTCACAATTTGCACTGCTTTGCGACACATAGTATGTACCGGTGGCAACTGGTGTGCCTGCTGAAAGCGGTTCGCCGCCAACAGCAGCTGTATACCATTTAATGTTGCTACCTGATGCAACAAGTTCTGACACTACAGCCTCGCCGCAAAATGCCTGTGCAGGAGCTGAAGGTTTTACCGGCAGCTCTTCAACAATAATGCTTACTGCCGTCCTGTCGCTTTCGCAATTACCATTAGCAGATGATACATAATATATGCCTGTAGAAATCACATGGTTTGTAGCCAATACATCTCCGTCCATTGCATCAGCATACCATTTAAGGTTAGTGCCGGTGGCTGAAAGATCTGCAACGGTAGCTGTTCCGCACAAAGTTTGCGAAGAAGCCGTTGGCGCTGCAGGTATGGCTTCAACAATAATTGCTACTGCAGTCCTTGTGCTTTCGCATATATCATTGCTTTGAGAAACATAGTAAGTTCCCGTTACGATCGCTGCCTCACCAGAAAGTTCTTCGCCTCCTGTTTCAGTTCTATACCATTTCAGGTTAATACCTGTCGCAATAAGGTCGTTTACAGTTGCATTTCCGCAGAAAGTTTGTGCAGATGCAACCGGAGCTTCCGGTAAAGTAGTCACTGTAACCTGTACAGATGTCCTGTCACTTTCACAGATATCATTGCTTGATGATACGTAATATATACCTGTAGACAGGGCTTCACCTGAAACCAATACATTTCCACCAATTGCATGAGCATACCATTTAAGGTTAGTGCCGGTGGCTGAAAGATCTGCAACAG
This genomic interval carries:
- a CDS encoding ATP-binding protein, producing MNKYLSLLLLLLSVASFSQDSWPEPHLIKNDFEIYQKLSEKNWQYLDTGEKQLSFNEIRKPENVKKFGEYEHKAGDFGNRSYAWTRYALKNATANPQIITFSIDRKKETIYVQRNGKWQKFVSGDLVPWSERSSIKPLTEIKFTLAAGEEVKVYADLGDITMFNRPTPEIGNYLKIVDKKFIKQQTYQTDDVLSFGIFGFIMFAVIFNLFFYYVNRERVYLVYSCLLFFSALLMAENIFSTLLFSEFRKGYVFFLFIVITMFIIMLIQTFRFFFRVNIHFPGWDKFLIYFSAYIGISGSLIYLAYVNQWLILLFVIIGIAALAGMVFIVAAIVLIISLLRKKDKEARLFVIAAMPFIASPIIAVILPFEWTITACGMWTILALSWGMFARFKSLQIANARAALEKEEERTRLIAAQKVELEHLVKERTHELSQSLAELKQTQNQLIQSEKMASLGELTAGIAHEIQNPLNFVNNFSDVSIELLDEMEEELDKGDTEEVKAIVGDIKQNLEKIAHHGRRADSIVKGMLQHSRASTGQKEPTDINALADEYLRLAYHGLRAKDKSFNAELIKNFTESLPMAKIISQDVGRVLLNLFTNAFYATQQKQKQLNDAGYKPTVSVTTSLIGDVIEIRVNDNGTGIPDAIKDKILQPFFTTKPTGEGTGLGLSLSYDIVVKAHGGKIDINSTEGEGSEFIITLPLNG